The following are from one region of the Salvelinus fontinalis isolate EN_2023a chromosome 5, ASM2944872v1, whole genome shotgun sequence genome:
- the LOC129854950 gene encoding uncharacterized protein C11orf96 homolog, producing the protein MAVVRPMPMETQGFHHMAVVRQMPSETQGFHHVLPAHLLSSTMEEFPQQLPVPKGPARGKSRPRRPREARFKTQPVTFAEIAEVEEEGASPLEEERARRSFLQSLENLRRSTQALYCPTTGRRTATPPQQSLDSSDSDTAQ; encoded by the coding sequence ATGGCTGTTGTCCGTCCGATGCCCATGGAGACCCAGGGCTTCCACCATATGGCTGTTGTCCGTCAGATGCCCTCGGAGACCCAGGGCTTCCACCACGTGCTGCCTGCTCACCTGCTCTCCTCGACCATGGAGGAGTTCCCCCAGCAGCTCCCCGTCCCCAAGGGGCCCGCCCGTGGCAAGAGCCGCCCCCGTCGGCCCCGTGAGGCCCGCTTCAAGACCCAGCCCGTCACCTTCGCCGAGATTgctgaggtggaggaggagggtgcCTCGcccctggaggaggagagggcgcGCCGGTCTTTCCTGCAGTCCCTGGAGAACCTTCGCCGGAGCACGCAGGCGCTCTACTGCCCGACGACCGGCCGCCGCACAGCCACGCCCCCACAGCAAAGCCTGGACTCCAGTGACTCTGACACTGCCCAGTGA